AAAATCTTGAAAAGAGGTTGCAAATGGCCATATCTTAGACATCGATGTTGATGATTTATCTAACGAActcaaattgttaaaaataaatatttaccaGATGAAGATAATATAGCTAATGGAATACTAAATCTTTTAAAAATGATAAACACTTATCCAGTTTCTTATCTATCATACATAATATTGTTGATTGTTCCCATTACAGTTGCATAATTGGAAAGAAGttgttcaaaattaaaacttttaaaatcttatTTACAATCGACCATGTCTCAAAAGATATTAAACACTTTAGCTTTAATTTAAGTTGAAACATATTTCTTGATAATATTGATTATGAAAGTGTAATAGATGAACTTGCTTCTAAAAATACTAGAATATCGATGTTTAGAAAATAGCAATCcactgacttttttttttttttgaaaatttcttgTAACAGTTACAACTTATTATTAATGAGTGAAAATATAATATTGTGTTAGTAAATTTACAATATGTTTGCTagcaaatttaatttttaaatttagtgatagcaaaattatttaataatattttacaaataaataaataaaatatggggTCTCATTTTGATTTTCGCACATCATAAGCCATCATAACCCAATAGAGAAATGCTACAACATCTAATGACCACAAAAGGAAACACTAGGCAAGATATAATTATTGGGGGTTATCTTGGGGTTACACTCCTTGTAACCGACAATTAAGTTAGGTGTGTATATGCAAGAGTGTATGGGAGCTTTTGAGATAATTAAATAGTGTTTGTGACCATGTATGATTTATGTGCTTCtatcatgtgtgtgtgttttgcaGGTAATCGTGGTGGTGTACGATCTATGCTGGAAGACGGGGATGTTTTGGGCGTTCATGTTCTGTCTTGGGATCGATGTTAATTACTCAGATCTGCCTCAACTTTGTTTATCTTTTCCAACTCGATTATTAATGAAGTTTGTCGGAGTGAGAGCCTTATTTGTATAGTACACTACTAGTATATATATTGACAAAATCTTGAAATGATTGATGGTGAAAGATTTCATATGTGAAACCTTACCAATACAAAATAAGATAGTCCTAAGTAAATATCGTTGTCCGACCATAGCCGATGAGGTCAAATTTATGATGTAATCGTTACGATTATTTCATAAAATGCATAATGTATGCGATGTCATGCACTACAACATATGTCTCTTATGCATTTGAACATGACTACTAGATGTCAACATAATCCACATGAATGTTCGAGTacaatttaataataaaataatttttccaATAATTTGTTATACTTTTACTATATTAATCGAGACCAATTTTACAACATATATACCATTCAGTTTTGGGCCACTTGGCCCAAAAATCGAAGTTACATCAAACCTTAAAAGTTAAAAGTCTTGGTCTTCACTTTCTCCGATAAATTCTGTAAATTAACCTCCAAGAATCCCCAATTATTTCGCTATCTTCGTCACTCGAACACTCCTTCTTAAACCCTAAATTCTCCTGATCAATCTCAACTCGATCGATTCCGATCGCCCTCAATTTTAGTATAAACTAATTATTTATTTACAATTTCATCGTTTTCCTCCATGCAACCCATGGATTCCGACCTTGATCCTGCTCTTTTGCGATATGCATCCCCTGTTTTTTCTGATGATGAAGATTACTTCGATGATGACTATACTGGCGACGATTATAACGATGGTGATGATGGCATTGATGTAGATGATGGAGCCGATGATTCCAATGTTCTGATCAATAGCGTAAGTTGTACTAGCAAGAAAAGCTATGTGATACTGAAAGAAGAGGACCTCTTTCAGCGTCAAGAAGAAGACATCACTAGGGTTATCGCGGTTCTACCGATGATCCCGAGAGATACTGCGTGCCTGCTGTTGCTGCGTTATAATTGGATTGTGAATAGTGTTCACGAAGCTTGGTTTGAAGACGAAGATAAAGTTCGCAGATTTGTTGGTTTACCGGACGTTGATCCGGCTATTAAGTTCCCTCAATCAGGTAAAGAATTTGTCGATTGTGGGATTTGTTTTGAATCGATTAGAAAGCGTAACACTGCGACATGTGGATGCGATCATCAATTCTGTAAGACGTGTTGGACGGCTTACGTTTGCACCGCCATCGACGACGGCCCTGGATGCTTAACTCTAAAGTGTCCCGAACCTTCTTGTGACGCTGCTGTTGGTCCGGACATGGTCAAAGCGTTGGCTCCGGCGAACAAAAAGAAAAGATACGCCCGTTTTCTTCTCATGTCTTATGTCGAGAGCAACGAGAAGATCAAATGGTGCACTGGTCCAGGCTGCGATTACGCTGTAGAATTCAACGATGATTCCGAAACTGGTAACTACGATGTTTCTTGTCTCTGTAAGCATACTTTCTGCTGGAAGTGTATGGAAGACGCTCATCGTCCTCTAGGTTGTGAAACCGTAGCTAAATGGGTTCTCAAAAACAGCACCGAAGCTGAAAACACAAACTGGATCCTCGCATACACAAAGCCATGTCCGAAATGCAAACGATCAATTGAAAAGAACCATGGTTGTATGCACATGACTTGCAGACCTCCATGTGGATTCGAGTTCTGTTGGCTATGTCTTGGCCCATATGTAGGACACGATGGAAGAGCATGCAATCGATATACGAAATCCCAAGAAGGTGGACTAATTCCCGAATCTGAACGACAAAGAGAGTTAGCTAAAAAAGCAATAGAAAGATACACACATTACTACGAACGATGGGCTGCAAATGaaaaatcaagaaaacaagcACTTTCAGACATGCATAGAATCGATGAAATCCATATCAAAACACTGAGCTTGAATTTCTGTCAACCAGAATCACAACTACATTTCATCATAGACGCGTGGTTACAAATAGTGGAATGTAGACGAGTTCTTAAATGGACATACGCATATGGATACTACATACCCAAAGAAGAAGAAGCAAAGAAATCTTTTTTTGAATACGTACAAGGAGAAGCAGAATCCGGATTAGAAAGACTCCATCTTTGTGCAGAAAAGGAGCTTCAAAGTTACATTACAAAGGAAGGAGATGAAAAGGAAAAACCCAGTGAAGAACAGTTTAGTAATTTCAGAGTGAAGTTGGTTGATTTGACTATTGTGACTCGATCTTATTTTGAGAATTTGGTGAGGGCTTTACAGAGTGGGCTTTCGGAGGTTGGTAATAGTGGAAGTGGTTCGGACCAGGGTGCAGCAGGTGGTTCCAAGGGTCGAACCAGGGGGAGCACTGGTGCTGATGGTTCCAAGAGGATGAAGATCACGATGTCGAGTGGTGATTATGATTTGTGAAAAGTTTTAAGATTTGATTATGTTTGGGAATGTTTGATAGATTTGAATTGTATGCACAGGTATTTTGGTATAGTTTCTTTCATAAAATCGCTTAAACTTTATATAAGCTTTCCTTCTAAATTATAAAACGTTTACTTTTGTGGAGAATCCGAACATTGTGTCTTGTTTCTATGCTTTTTTCCCTCTTCTCTAATAGATGGGTAGATAGACTGGTAGACAAACAAACTGGTTGATTGATAGACGGGTAGACAAACTGGTTGATTGACAGACCAGTAGACAGACTGTCTGGTAGATGGATTGTGACAGACGGTCTACCGGTTGATTGATAGACAGGTAGAGTCTAGATAGACGATAAATTGATAGACGGGTAGAAAGACTGGTAGCTTGGTTGAGTTTTAAAATGGTTTACAAGCTTAGTCGAATTTTAGAACGGTATATTGATAGACCGATACGAGAAAAGAAATTGTAATTTTTGCCACATTGAGATACATGTAGTTTCAATGTTAGTACAAAAGTTTAATGTGTCCATAATAACAAATGTGGCTTAAAAATTGACATGGTGTTTTGAAACAAAACTTTATAATATTGTGGTGAATAAATATTTATGAATTATGATCGtctttttttgaaaataaataaataaaagttgtggGTGTAGAAAACAAAGAAGGGTTGCAAGTGAAAGGCAAGAATGTGATTGCATCATATGGCATTTACTTTTGGCCTTAGCTTAAAACTTTTCCATTAAGTCTTTTAAAGTGCTTCAAAAAGAAatgatagattaattagtatGATAGTGACGTTTATAAAgataatattatcttataataaaTGAAAACGATGTAATTTGGTTAAATAAGTAAATGAACGGTATTTTCGGTAACAAATTTTGGAATCTTGTTTGACCTAGTTATCGTCATGGATGCATACTAATCCGTGGTttcgtattttattcatttgaaTTAATTTCTTTACTTCCCTTTTGGCTTTTTAGTTCTATATTTGTTATTATACTAAAAAAGATCTCAATATATATTTTAGTTTGATGATTTCGTTAGTTTGTCACGATGTTTGACTGACTCGATTACTCGATAACTCGAATAAGTTTAGAGTTTCTTACATTGCATTGTTTGGTGACAGTTTAACTAAAGAGTACCTAATTTGCTTCCTTAgttcatattattatttaatttcgATGTCCTATGTTTTTGGTGGGTTTATAGTCCTTTACATATATGAAAAGATTATAttaccttatttatttatttttcaagtaGTTTACTATTATTTATAATTACCATAGGTCTCTCCAAATAGTGTGCGACGTGGAAAACCGCATTGGATCCATTTCACAAGAGGGGCCCAAATTTTTTAAAGGGAGATGAtttgtacacaacaatttttctccGTACACAACAATTGatgttttaaaatattgtattgtacaactatataatgcataaattgttgtgaataacaaaaaaaatattgtgtACGAATCGCTTCCCTTTtctaaaatatatgtatatgtatatatgtaatcAAATACTAATATTTAGATGGCTAATTAATTCCAAAAAAAATcagaaatgtatttcttatttttttcaaGTGGTGAGATAACCAATAAAAAAGGAAACTAACAAAAGAAATCCATAAATCATAGGATGAATCAACACAAATCTTGATAAATTGATACCATTTAACAACTTGTTAGAATATTAACAAACTAGATGTGAGAcctgtgtattacacgggtttattataaataaaaatttaatattaatatatgtaaacattaaatattttataaaataatgtttttccatATCTTTTGGAGCATTTATGAAAGAAATCAAATCGTTTTGAGTATTTATGagaatttattatcaaattaatagaatgataaccttacatatatatatatatatatatatatatatatatatatatatatatatatatatatatatatatatatatatataatccgttagaattttttggaaatttattttaagaaaattgaaATCCCCAAAAAATGATAAgtgaaaaataacaattttaaaattcctagaaaatgacatgtgtcaaaatgaaggagaagaggacaagtgacaaaaatattttcatttattaggaagGATTTTGCTtgtatattaaaaattatatttagggGTCTATTTTTAAGTTTTGCACATGATCTACAAAATTAACGATACGCCCCTGATAATTACAAAGATGAAATTGGCCCCACTGCCACCCATACCCATGTGTCTTCTGTGTCTTCTCCTTGTCTTTTTCTCCAACCGGAAACTCAATTGGCAAAACTCAAAACTTGAAACCAACCTGAAATTAAAAAACGGAAACTCAAACTCGATGGAACTTGATGAAAATTAATATGAAGctcaaaaccaaaactaaaaacctaatGAATCTTGATGAAATAGAACCTAAAAGCGATGGAACTTGGTGAAATTGAACTTGAAACTCAAAaccaaaaacaaataaatatgaTGAAATTACCTTACATCAAAATCTAAAACTTAAAATTGATAGAGCTTGATGAAATCAAACACGAAACTCAAAACCAGCACCAAAAACCGATGAAATCGAATCAGAAACTTAAAATTAATGGAACTTACTGAAATAGAACTGGAAACTCAATATCAAACCAAATACATGATGAAACTTGATGAAATTGAACATGAAATCAAACTTAAAACTTAAAATTGAAGTTGAATTTGTTCTTGGAGAATCATCACAACACTTATTCCTAAGATCTAAGATTGGCATCAGTGGTCCAGTGAGATGAAAATCTAACCTAAATTTGAGTTTCATGATGGCAATTCAAGAAGACTTCATCAGTGTTTGAGTTTCATGCTAATGATTCAATGAGACATCAATAATGGTTAGggtgtttgggagtgttttttgCTTTTTAAAATGACTTATTAATTTATTGGCTTTTCAAAAAACcaataagttaaaaaagtgtttggtAAAGACTAATTTTTTTAGTGAAAAAATGATTTGTTCAAAAGCTAAGAATACATGGTTTTTCCAAAAAGTCGATAAGGAGTTTCAATTGGACTCCCAAACATGCCCTTAATTTTCACATAGTGCTGGGAGATGAGGGTGCAATTGAGTCGGAGAAGAATGGTTTCAAACCCTTAGGAAGGTCTGAATTGAGGGTATAACTGGTGTAATGTGAGATCATGTCGTTTTGACAAAGATGAGGGAAATGAGTGAATCTCTGtctatattttaattttataattaattaatcaatacattaattaaaaaagaaaGTATGTAAAGGCAATATAGTTTTTTCATACATAAGAGGGACCAAAGACGCAATAAAACATAGACCGTCCGTGtgtgggtatatatatatatatatatatatatatatatatatatatatatatatatatatatatatatatatatatatatatatataatttaatttaatttaaatgctaaacatgcaaattacccttcagttttttttttgtgcttttttgttttttttttctacaagtcgtcaagatatacaactatatactcgtatttttttttttctacaagTCAAGATATACATTTATATACTCATATTAATTATATACCTAATGTAAGTTATCAAGTAACTTCTCAGAAAAGAGAGCTAATTTTTCAATTGATGTCGTATTAATTATATACCTAATGTAAGTTATCAAGTAACTTCTCTCAAAAGAGAGCTAGTATTTCAAATGATGTCTTGGTCATCCCATCTTTAATATGGCATAAAAGCTATCCTAGTAAGGATACTTTATGGGTATAAATCaactttttttgaaaaaaaaaagtcacCAAGGAAAGCACTGATTCACCGACAAAAacctaattgttaattaagaaagACGACTTGCACAACAAGATAAATTATCCATCAACGTGCATCTTGGGGATGAAATAGGCACATaacattttaatataaaataaaacttttaactTTCATAAATTATACTCTAATAAATGATATACTTTAATAAATCAACATTTATTTTGTCATatgtcaattttttttataaattttaacatttgttattttgtggtattttcaaatttttataagttttaacatttgttattttgtggtatttttgaaataataatattcacatgtcagtttttacttttatttttcaatttttaaaattaaaaaaccatataatattctatttatatatttaatgtatTAAATGTAACGAATATGATAGTAAATTACAATGAATACGTTTTTTTCTTCGGTATTCTAAATCTCAATCTTAAGGAGAAAATAATTGATAATTTCTAATGTTCCAATTCATAACAAGCATCCATGCAATGTTGCTTATATCGATTTCAATAGAAACCGCTATCAATCACTCGATTTCAGGTGAGAGATTGACATCAAGGCAAAGGGAGTTGTTTTCAAGAAGAGTGAAAGAGATTCTTATTACCTAAGTGGTTAGTTGCTTTTAGTTGTTTTAATTACATGTTTCTTCTCTTCTTGACTACACCTAGGTTCTTTTTTCACCTAATTTATTTACCTCATTGTTGTTCAATCTTAATATATCAGTTtctaaaatatttattatttcaatATGGTTTCTTACTTGAAGTACTTGGTGTATATTTTTTGctaggggtgagcaaacccaaaccaagaaaccgaaaaaccgacgaaaccgaaaccgaaaaaaccgaaaccgaagcaaAACCGACGGTTAGGGTTTGAATTTTCTAGAAACCGAAAATTCGGGTTTGGTTTCGGTTTTTACCTAGAAACCGACCCATACTTAAAACCGACAAATCGCCCCAAGAAACCGATCCATCCAACCCAAGAAACCAACCCATACTTGATTGTGTTTTTGTTGTAATAGACTATTTGGGGCTTTGGTAGTAACTTATAATAGActatttgattataaaactcatgTTTCTTAAAGTATTTAATTTCAATTTGgtgttttttgaagtatttaacttcTTGCTTTATTTTTGGAAAATGGGTTTGAACCcaaaacccatgggtttaaaccccgAACCCGTCAGTGTACgggttgaacccaagaaactGAAAAACCGTCCAAACCGACCTTAGCACCCAAGAAACCGAACCGATCAGAAACCGATCCTATTGGGTTCTGAAAACCAGAAACCGACCATTTATGGGTTCGGTTGGGTTTAGGTCCAAAACCGACCCATGCATAGTACTATTTTTTGCTGCTTATATGTTGGTAATCGTGATAGGTTGCAATCACTAGATAGTACATTCTtaataaagtacatataaattatgttGATGAAATGCATGGATGAGATTCCAGTCAAGTATTAATCTTAGATTGTAAATATCAATCAGAAGTAAAGATATTGCAATTGAAAATAATGATCAGGTTGTTAACATGAAACCTTAAACGATTGGTTATGTGATAAaagttttatgtattattgttgAATATGCAGAGCCATCTATTACTCATAATCATTCTATTGTGAAGCCTAACTTACATGTTTAGTAGTTGAAGATTCCAAGAAAACCATAATAAGTCAGACAAATAAATCTCCATCGTTCTGGAAGACCAAGTATGCCTAGAGAGGCATATGTTAATAGAAGTTTAAGCATACATGGAAGTGGAAACACGAGAGTTGATGCATGGgaaaaaatggatttctaaagaTTCAAAATTGATACCAAAACCTATTGTTCTAAGCAATTTCTTTTGAAATTAATCAATTTATATAACTATCTCTAACATATATTTGAATCAACGGATGATTGAAAGCAATGTCGATTATAATGAGTATGATAGAAGTGATAACTTATATTACTTGTTACTTCTCAAATTTCGTCGATTAAATTAAAACCAATTATTAAACCTTATATATAATGTCTTTTTTTCAAGCTTATTATTTTATCCTCCTAATATCTTTATTCAAAAGTGACTTTGTTTTGTGTATAGAGATAAAAGGTGTTAATTGGGACATATATTGTCACAACTCCAAATTTTAGACTTGGCATGGTCTAAATCCTAACCAAGTACTAGTGTAATCCACATTGTAACCTTGAGTGCATTGTAGCCTCTATAACCATTAGGGCTTGTTTATAAGCTAAATAACTAAGCCTAGATTGGAACCTAAGTTAAATTAGGAAGGTACAATCCAACTTTTAGCTAAAGATCAAGGttcaaaacataaataatacaCATTAGATTATGTTCACGGCCAAATAGTTCTAGAATAAGTGGTTTACGCCCTAAATGGAATAAAGATCAAGGAGATCACGGTCCATTTAACATTTAGAAGCTAGGTTCACAGTCCAAAAAGTAATCCATGAGGTAGTTCACAGTCCAAGCTCAAAACATTAAGGATGTTCACGGTTTAGTAACTGGAACCAAAGGGTGTTCACGGTTGCTTTATGGCCGTGAACCActcttattgggctaaaaatccaaTACTAGTCCATTAATGAACCATAAACCCAAGTCATGGCCCAATTGCCATCTGTAAACACTCCTTATATATGTGTTTACACTTTGAATCAATtcatttcactcattttcatcCGTAAACactccaaaaactctctcaatCTTCATCAGTGAACAGTCCCAAATCCTTTCAATCTTCAAGCGTTTACGCCCtagaatcttcaaatcttcatatttccCCACCAAGAACATTCAAaccatcttcaaatcttcatatcaccttcaaatcttcataagtATACATGATCCAACCATGAACTCACTTACCTCCAACCGTAAACCCATTTTGCCATCCGAAAACTCCATTTCCACATTTCCAAACATTTCCAATTAATTCCAATTTAATTGTAAGTcttcttataattaaattattatttagcaCATTATTCAAATTAATATCCTATTAATTTAAATACGACGTCGAGTATAATTATTTTAGGATACGACTTTTGTCACGTATTCT
The genomic region above belongs to Lactuca sativa cultivar Salinas chromosome 4, Lsat_Salinas_v11, whole genome shotgun sequence and contains:
- the LOC111896363 gene encoding probable E3 ubiquitin-protein ligase ARI8, with protein sequence MQPMDSDLDPALLRYASPVFSDDEDYFDDDYTGDDYNDGDDGIDVDDGADDSNVLINSVSCTSKKSYVILKEEDLFQRQEEDITRVIAVLPMIPRDTACLLLLRYNWIVNSVHEAWFEDEDKVRRFVGLPDVDPAIKFPQSGKEFVDCGICFESIRKRNTATCGCDHQFCKTCWTAYVCTAIDDGPGCLTLKCPEPSCDAAVGPDMVKALAPANKKKRYARFLLMSYVESNEKIKWCTGPGCDYAVEFNDDSETGNYDVSCLCKHTFCWKCMEDAHRPLGCETVAKWVLKNSTEAENTNWILAYTKPCPKCKRSIEKNHGCMHMTCRPPCGFEFCWLCLGPYVGHDGRACNRYTKSQEGGLIPESERQRELAKKAIERYTHYYERWAANEKSRKQALSDMHRIDEIHIKTLSLNFCQPESQLHFIIDAWLQIVECRRVLKWTYAYGYYIPKEEEAKKSFFEYVQGEAESGLERLHLCAEKELQSYITKEGDEKEKPSEEQFSNFRVKLVDLTIVTRSYFENLVRALQSGLSEVGNSGSGSDQGAAGGSKGRTRGSTGADGSKRMKITMSSGDYDL